The candidate division WOR-3 bacterium genome includes a window with the following:
- a CDS encoding T9SS type A sorting domain-containing protein produces MRNGEQRTLTVFGFLLPFFLANLVYAQVWIRTYDGPARGMDNSYALCLDPQGNVLVTGYVTISHNGDTIPNYCTIKYDPDGALQWVRFFDSGFGLAITTDSCGNVYVTGDRVTIKYYPNGNCAWVRTYGEYFWGSDLIVDPQGNVYVTGYVDVAVPIWQYPVTIKYNPRGDQEWVRVDSSSTGWTASIALDTAGNVYVAGYNWLYLPDSSVVYRFLMMKYAPDGSLLWRVCEDSINGAINKLKLSLQGDGLYVTGNLIDNIGPYVAVTAKYNLNGERQWVRFFDGPGYDDGQNLTVDRDDNCYVAVGTAERPGMVTYFDIVLIKYAPDGTVVYEKRYTGYGWDEYPFAISLDSSNCCYVGGYSGSPRSNTDWGTDYTLLKYDPFGNLIWEARYCGDDSLDAWLYDLKIDNQGYIYTTGFVGTGTVDSFDYDWCVMKYPPTGPGIAESSEKKPGSLGVILYPNPAQTSFTVKSSFSFDRIFLYDVAGKLVKTYNTGGNVKTVILQLDGIRSGVYFAQVGDQTEKLIVNR; encoded by the coding sequence ATGAGGAACGGGGAGCAGAGGACATTAACGGTTTTTGGTTTTCTGCTCCCCTTTTTCTTGGCAAATCTTGTTTATGCCCAGGTGTGGATTAGGACCTATGATGGTCCGGCACGAGGGATGGACAATTCGTATGCCCTCTGTCTTGACCCGCAGGGAAATGTCCTGGTTACCGGCTATGTCACTATTTCCCACAATGGTGACACCATCCCCAATTACTGTACAATTAAGTACGACCCCGATGGTGCTCTGCAATGGGTAAGGTTTTTTGATTCCGGCTTTGGTCTGGCGATTACCACCGATTCCTGCGGTAATGTGTATGTAACCGGTGATAGGGTAACAATAAAATACTACCCAAATGGCAATTGTGCCTGGGTCAGAACCTATGGAGAATATTTCTGGGGTAGCGACCTAATTGTTGACCCGCAGGGAAATGTCTATGTAACTGGTTATGTGGATGTTGCCGTGCCGATTTGGCAGTATCCGGTTACGATAAAATACAACCCCCGGGGCGACCAGGAATGGGTTAGAGTTGATTCCAGTAGCACCGGCTGGACCGCCAGCATCGCCCTTGACACCGCGGGCAATGTTTATGTTGCCGGTTATAATTGGCTGTACCTTCCAGATTCATCAGTAGTATATCGATTTCTGATGATGAAATATGCGCCGGATGGCAGTCTGCTCTGGCGGGTATGTGAAGATTCAATTAACGGTGCGATTAACAAACTTAAACTTTCATTACAGGGTGATGGGTTGTATGTAACCGGTAACCTTATTGATAATATTGGGCCATATGTGGCGGTAACGGCTAAATACAATCTTAACGGTGAACGGCAATGGGTCAGGTTTTTTGATGGTCCGGGCTATGATGACGGGCAGAACCTTACAGTTGACCGGGATGATAACTGCTATGTAGCGGTGGGAACCGCGGAGAGGCCCGGGATGGTTACCTATTTTGACATCGTCTTAATAAAATATGCTCCAGATGGGACGGTAGTATATGAGAAAAGGTATACTGGCTATGGTTGGGATGAGTATCCCTTTGCCATTAGCCTTGATTCCAGTAACTGTTGCTATGTAGGTGGGTACAGCGGTTCTCCCAGAAGCAATACCGATTGGGGAACGGATTACACCCTGCTTAAATACGACCCGTTTGGCAACCTCATCTGGGAGGCGCGTTACTGTGGAGACGATTCACTTGATGCGTGGCTTTATGACCTGAAAATTGACAATCAGGGTTACATCTACACAACCGGGTTTGTTGGCACTGGTACCGTTGACAGTTTTGACTACGACTGGTGTGTGATGAAATATCCCCCAACCGGACCGGGCATTGCTGAATCAAGCGAGAAAAAGCCCGGTTCTTTGGGTGTTATCCTCTATCCCAATCCTGCTCAAACCTCATTTACGGTCAAAAGTTCCTTTTCATTTGACCGGATTTTTTTGTACGATGTTGCCGGGAAGTTGGTAAAGACCTATAATACAGGTGGTAATGTAAAAACCGTTATTCTGCAACTTGATGGAATAAGGTCAGGAGTGTATTTCGCCCAGGTGGGTGACCAAACCGAGAAATTAATCGTTAACAGATAG
- the accC gene encoding acetyl-CoA carboxylase biotin carboxylase subunit — protein MLKKVLVANRGEIALRIMRACADFGIKSVVVYSEADREALPVMVAEEKMCIGPAAASSSYLNFSRVLSVALVKGCDAVHPGYGFLSENADFAEAVVASGLIFIGPQPETIRLLGDKVMARQRMKEAGVPVVPGSDGALDNFRSAVKLAKEIGFPVLLKAAAGGGGKGMRVINDEGEMEMGWNLCQAEARSSFGDDRLYLEKYITNARHIEVQILADGRGNCISLGERDCSAQRRHQKLLEESPAPGITPELRKKLGDWAKRAAQAAGYVSAGTVEFICDEAGNCYFMEMNARLQVEHPVTEMVTGVDIVVEQLKVAGGEALEVKEQQDWPRGHAIECRIYAEDPDDDFRPSPGLITDLVLPGGPGVRVDSYLYPGYQVPPFYDPLVAKIIVWGRDRDEAVRRMERALAETTIGGIATTIEFHRRLLSSPQFRKGNLTTTLLDDVW, from the coding sequence ATGTTGAAGAAGGTCTTGGTTGCCAATCGGGGCGAGATTGCCCTGCGGATTATGCGGGCTTGTGCCGACTTCGGGATAAAGAGTGTTGTTGTTTATTCTGAGGCAGACCGGGAGGCGTTGCCGGTTATGGTTGCTGAGGAGAAGATGTGCATCGGTCCGGCAGCGGCAAGCAGTTCTTATCTTAACTTTTCCCGCGTGTTATCGGTTGCCCTGGTGAAAGGTTGCGATGCGGTCCATCCCGGTTATGGGTTTCTTTCGGAAAACGCCGATTTTGCCGAGGCGGTGGTCGCTTCGGGTTTGATTTTTATCGGGCCGCAACCGGAGACGATTCGACTCTTAGGTGATAAGGTGATGGCACGGCAGCGCATGAAGGAGGCAGGGGTGCCGGTTGTGCCCGGTTCAGATGGGGCTCTGGATAACTTCCGTTCTGCGGTTAAACTGGCAAAGGAGATTGGGTTTCCGGTTCTGCTCAAGGCGGCAGCGGGTGGTGGTGGTAAAGGTATGCGGGTTATCAACGATGAAGGCGAGATGGAGATGGGCTGGAATCTGTGTCAGGCTGAGGCGCGCAGCTCTTTTGGCGATGACCGTCTGTATCTGGAAAAGTACATCACCAATGCCCGACACATTGAAGTCCAGATTCTTGCCGATGGCAGGGGCAATTGTATCAGTCTGGGCGAAAGGGACTGTTCTGCCCAGCGCCGGCACCAGAAGTTGTTAGAGGAGAGTCCGGCACCAGGGATTACGCCCGAGTTGAGAAAGAAACTGGGTGATTGGGCAAAAAGGGCAGCACAGGCGGCGGGTTATGTGAGCGCGGGAACGGTTGAGTTCATCTGCGATGAGGCGGGGAACTGTTACTTTATGGAGATGAACGCCCGGCTGCAGGTTGAGCACCCGGTAACAGAGATGGTTACCGGCGTTGACATTGTCGTAGAGCAGTTGAAGGTTGCGGGTGGTGAAGCACTGGAAGTGAAGGAGCAGCAAGATTGGCCCAGGGGGCACGCGATTGAGTGCCGGATTTATGCCGAAGACCCGGATGACGATTTTAGACCTTCGCCCGGATTGATCACCGACCTTGTTTTACCGGGCGGTCCTGGTGTTAGGGTTGACAGTTATCTGTATCCGGGTTATCAGGTGCCGCCGTTTTATGACCCGCTCGTCGCCAAAATCATTGTCTGGGGTCGGGACCGGGATGAAGCGGTGCGACGGATGGAGCGGGCGCTGGCGGAGACAACAATTGGTGGGATTGCGACGACAATTGAATTTCATCGCCGGCTTTTGTCAAGCCCACAGTTTCGCAAGGGTAATTTGACAACAACATTGCTGGACGATGTTTGGTAG
- a CDS encoding valine--tRNA ligase: MSEENHSNFPPRYDPKPVEEKWYRFWEENGFFTANPDSPKPKFSIVIPPPNVTGSLHMGHALDNTLPDILIRRKKMQGFETLWLPGTDHAGIGTQVKVEQMLAKEGKNRFDLGREEFLRRAWEWKERYGNEIVKQLRRLGCCLDWSRFRFTLDEVCARAVREAFVRYYERGLIYRGLRIVNWCPRCRTALSDLEVKYQEEKSQLWYIRYPFADGTGGVVVATTRPETMLGDTAVAVNPEDKRYQAVVGKMLRLPLTERLIPIVADEAVEMDFGTGAVKVTPAHDPVDFEIGERHRLERLKVIDDDGKMTTLVPTQYQGMTREECRRAVVDDLKAQGLLEKIEDYEHSVGTCDRCGTAIEPLASEQWFVKMKPLAEPAIRVVEEGKVRFYPERWNKVYLDWMRNVKDWCISRQLWWGHRIPVWYCDCGKVIVARQDPVECPDCHSKSLRQDEDVLDTWFSSALWPFATMGWPEETIDYRTFFPTDFLTTDPDIIFRWEARMIFSSLEFTGRIPFVDVYIHSTVLDKNGARMSRSKGVGVDPLEIIEHYGTDACRFTIAYLESQSQSYRLWNERFELGRNFANKVWNACRLVAPHITGSSRDFPDPNALTALDHWIVMRFNETLERVDKGIDSYTFSTVAQALYDFFWHDLCDWYLEFAKRRLKSGDETVKAVLYYLFRGSLQLLHPIMPFITEELWHRLEMGGRSILESSWPRPLPAKSDKVRLVERMRDVIGGIRQVRAEMRVPAKSTVECIVNTGDEELANFLKEQELLICELAKVRAVNIGSVRPSGSAVIVFSDCEVYLPLAEVINIEKELERLRREDEELKRLIDEIDRRLNNPDFLERAKNEVIEREQMRRQEFAARRERLKKLLEG, translated from the coding sequence ATGTCTGAAGAGAATCATTCCAATTTTCCACCCCGTTATGACCCGAAACCGGTTGAGGAGAAGTGGTACCGGTTCTGGGAGGAGAACGGGTTCTTTACCGCCAATCCCGATTCGCCCAAGCCTAAGTTTTCGATTGTGATTCCACCGCCCAATGTGACCGGTTCTTTGCATATGGGTCACGCCCTGGACAACACTTTGCCCGATATTCTGATTCGGCGAAAAAAGATGCAGGGTTTTGAAACACTCTGGTTACCGGGTACCGACCATGCGGGCATTGGTACGCAGGTAAAGGTTGAGCAGATGCTGGCAAAGGAGGGAAAGAACCGGTTTGACCTGGGACGAGAGGAGTTTCTACGCCGCGCCTGGGAGTGGAAGGAGAGGTACGGCAATGAGATTGTAAAGCAGTTGCGGCGCCTGGGGTGCTGTCTGGACTGGAGCCGGTTTCGGTTTACCCTTGACGAGGTTTGTGCCCGGGCGGTGCGCGAGGCTTTTGTTCGTTATTATGAAAGAGGGTTAATCTACCGGGGTTTGCGGATTGTTAACTGGTGCCCGCGCTGCCGGACTGCACTCTCGGATTTAGAGGTGAAGTATCAGGAGGAAAAGAGCCAGTTGTGGTACATCCGTTATCCGTTTGCTGATGGTACGGGTGGTGTGGTGGTTGCCACGACCCGACCGGAGACGATGCTCGGTGATACCGCGGTTGCGGTCAATCCGGAAGACAAGCGTTATCAGGCGGTAGTGGGTAAGATGTTACGGCTGCCTTTAACCGAGCGACTGATTCCGATTGTCGCAGATGAGGCGGTGGAGATGGATTTTGGCACCGGGGCGGTGAAGGTGACACCAGCGCACGACCCGGTTGACTTTGAAATCGGAGAACGGCATCGCCTGGAGCGGCTCAAGGTGATTGATGATGACGGTAAAATGACGACATTGGTGCCGACGCAGTATCAGGGGATGACACGGGAGGAGTGCCGGCGCGCGGTAGTGGATGACCTTAAGGCGCAGGGGCTTCTTGAGAAGATTGAGGATTATGAGCATTCGGTTGGGACCTGTGACCGATGCGGGACCGCAATTGAGCCACTGGCGAGTGAACAGTGGTTTGTCAAAATGAAGCCGCTTGCGGAACCGGCAATCAGGGTCGTGGAAGAGGGTAAGGTCCGTTTTTATCCCGAGCGGTGGAATAAGGTTTATCTTGACTGGATGCGTAATGTTAAGGACTGGTGCATTTCCCGGCAGTTGTGGTGGGGACACCGGATTCCGGTCTGGTACTGTGATTGCGGTAAGGTTATCGTTGCAAGGCAGGACCCGGTTGAATGTCCGGACTGCCACAGTAAGAGTTTGCGCCAGGATGAGGATGTGCTCGACACCTGGTTTTCTTCTGCCCTCTGGCCCTTTGCAACGATGGGCTGGCCCGAAGAGACGATTGATTATCGGACATTCTTCCCTACAGACTTTTTGACCACCGACCCGGATATCATCTTTCGCTGGGAGGCGCGGATGATTTTTTCCAGTCTGGAGTTTACGGGCCGTATACCGTTTGTTGATGTTTATATTCACTCGACCGTTTTAGACAAAAACGGTGCCCGGATGAGCCGTTCCAAGGGGGTAGGTGTTGACCCGCTGGAGATTATTGAACATTACGGCACCGATGCCTGTCGTTTTACCATCGCCTATCTTGAGAGCCAGTCCCAGAGTTACCGGTTGTGGAATGAGCGGTTTGAACTGGGCAGGAATTTTGCCAATAAGGTGTGGAATGCGTGCCGGTTAGTAGCACCACATATTACCGGCAGCAGCAGGGACTTCCCGGACCCGAACGCACTGACTGCGCTGGACCACTGGATAGTGATGCGGTTCAACGAAACCCTGGAGCGGGTGGATAAGGGCATAGACAGTTACACATTTTCAACTGTTGCTCAGGCGCTTTACGACTTTTTCTGGCATGACCTGTGTGACTGGTATCTGGAGTTTGCCAAGCGCCGCTTGAAGTCCGGGGACGAAACGGTTAAGGCGGTTCTTTACTACCTCTTTCGCGGGTCGTTACAGCTTTTGCACCCGATTATGCCTTTCATTACCGAGGAGTTGTGGCACCGACTGGAGATGGGCGGCAGGTCAATTCTCGAGTCGTCCTGGCCCAGACCACTGCCAGCAAAATCGGACAAGGTCAGGCTGGTGGAACGGATGCGGGATGTGATTGGTGGTATCCGGCAGGTGCGGGCGGAGATGCGGGTGCCGGCAAAGAGTACAGTAGAGTGCATCGTGAATACCGGTGATGAGGAGCTGGCAAACTTTCTCAAGGAGCAGGAGTTGTTAATCTGTGAACTGGCAAAGGTACGGGCAGTGAATATTGGCTCAGTGCGGCCCAGTGGGTCAGCGGTGATTGTGTTTTCCGATTGTGAAGTTTATTTGCCGCTGGCAGAAGTGATAAATATTGAAAAGGAACTGGAGCGGTTAAGGCGCGAGGATGAGGAGCTCAAAAGATTAATCGATGAGATTGACCGGCGGCTAAACAACCCCGATTTCCTGGAGCGGGCAAAGAATGAGGTCATCGAACGGGAGCAGATGCGCCGGCAGGAGTTTGCCGCGCGACGGGAACGGCTGAAGAAATTGCTGGAGGGGTAA
- a CDS encoding OmpA family protein yields MKGLFSSLGWIMFLALAVLVLLFYNISYLPKQERIVRLQQEINMWTQQITELTDSLERLNSARDTTLNRTYRFDELFVSGESLVLSVQGKLLLREVAPQLKALNVKFDVIGHTDGAKPPINLPYRTNWEYSAAAAAAVANELVNLGIPAGQIMVCGAGDSRPLVKKGSADAILLNRRVEIAVRSQ; encoded by the coding sequence ATGAAGGGGTTATTTTCCAGTCTGGGCTGGATTATGTTTCTGGCGCTGGCGGTTCTGGTTTTACTTTTTTACAATATAAGTTATCTGCCCAAGCAAGAGCGAATTGTGCGGTTGCAACAGGAAATCAATATGTGGACGCAACAGATAACCGAACTTACCGACAGTCTGGAACGCTTGAATAGCGCCCGAGATACCACTCTTAATCGGACTTACCGGTTTGATGAGCTGTTTGTTAGCGGGGAAAGTCTGGTATTGTCGGTTCAGGGTAAGTTGCTTTTGCGCGAGGTTGCGCCCCAGTTGAAGGCGCTGAATGTTAAATTTGATGTCATCGGGCACACCGATGGCGCAAAGCCGCCAATTAATTTGCCCTATCGGACAAACTGGGAGTACTCGGCTGCGGCGGCAGCCGCAGTTGCCAATGAACTGGTGAACCTTGGAATTCCAGCCGGTCAAATTATGGTCTGCGGTGCCGGTGATTCCCGGCCGCTTGTTAAAAAGGGTTCAGCAGATGCGATTTTGTTAAATCGCCGGGTGGAGATTGCGGTCCGAAGCCAATGA
- a CDS encoding PilT/PilU family type 4a pilus ATPase produces MSDEEFFETLLAECIRRNASDLHLTVGRPPTFRIDGFLQSIEGYPVLTPEKTESFKNIATKDLRHLRAQIDNGGGGDFALNFKNMARFRVAVYKQKGYFGLALRLIPRRILSFEELFVPTQLIPRIKSLLDRPHGLILVTGPTGMGKTTTQATFVDYILESPRHVLTIEDPIEFVHDHKKGIITQREVGVDVSSFREAIMKGLRSNPNVILVAEIRDLATAEATIWAAESGHLVIGTLHTTNAPETVTRFIDIFPPEIRDQIRIQFSISLLAIFSQRLLLRAEGKGRIGCYEVMMATPAVRNLIRERKIEHLPSAIQTSSAEGSISFDAYLAELYRAGKVTYETAISSAFDPKGFRELVEFGTKTRRHQ; encoded by the coding sequence ATGTCGGACGAAGAATTCTTTGAGACACTCCTCGCGGAGTGCATCCGGCGGAACGCATCCGACCTCCATCTGACGGTGGGACGTCCTCCGACATTCCGTATCGATGGGTTTCTTCAGTCAATTGAAGGATATCCGGTCCTGACTCCGGAGAAAACCGAAAGCTTTAAAAACATCGCCACCAAGGACCTGCGCCATCTGCGCGCGCAAATCGACAACGGCGGCGGTGGTGACTTTGCTCTCAATTTTAAGAATATGGCTCGGTTCCGGGTCGCAGTTTACAAGCAGAAGGGGTATTTTGGTCTCGCCCTTCGTCTTATCCCCCGCCGCATCCTATCTTTTGAAGAACTGTTTGTTCCGACCCAACTAATACCCCGTATCAAGTCACTGCTTGACCGTCCCCACGGTTTAATTCTTGTAACCGGTCCAACCGGAATGGGTAAAACCACCACTCAGGCGACATTTGTTGACTACATCCTTGAAAGCCCGCGCCATGTTCTAACAATCGAAGACCCGATTGAATTCGTCCACGACCACAAAAAAGGGATTATCACCCAGCGGGAAGTTGGGGTGGATGTGTCCAGTTTCCGGGAAGCAATTATGAAGGGTTTGCGTTCCAACCCCAATGTGATTCTTGTCGCTGAAATCCGCGACCTCGCTACCGCTGAAGCGACTATCTGGGCTGCGGAATCGGGCCACCTTGTCATCGGCACCCTGCACACCACCAATGCGCCGGAAACTGTCACCCGGTTCATCGATATCTTCCCGCCCGAAATCCGTGACCAGATTCGTATTCAGTTCTCAATCTCGTTACTCGCCATCTTCTCCCAGCGTCTGCTCCTCCGTGCCGAAGGTAAGGGTCGAATCGGCTGTTACGAGGTGATGATGGCAACACCGGCGGTCCGCAACCTTATCCGGGAACGTAAAATCGAACACCTGCCTTCTGCCATTCAAACCAGCAGCGCCGAAGGCAGCATCTCCTTTGACGCCTATCTGGCTGAACTTTACCGGGCGGGCAAAGTTACCTATGAAACCGCCATCTCTTCGGCATTTGACCCCAAGGGGTTCAGAGAACTGGTGGAGTTCGGAACCAAGACCCGCCGCCACCAGTAA
- a CDS encoding endonuclease III, translating to MPDKTPWWVLIGAVLSTRTRDTVTIEAVRRLQSLAPDVFALARLSPAEVAEVIYPVGFYRTKSEKLIVLARTIRDRYQGQVPDSIDELTKLPGVGRKVANIVRSQGFGTPAIAVDTHVHRISNRLGLVRTKKPEETERGLCEIVPVRFWREWNRLFVALGQTVCLPRKPLCRKCPLDSMCLKRGTRVGIRPRGRRAGSFANKLLSAGEDVAV from the coding sequence ATGCCGGACAAAACCCCCTGGTGGGTTCTTATCGGTGCGGTTCTGTCGACTCGAACCCGGGATACGGTAACGATTGAAGCGGTTCGCCGTTTACAATCACTGGCACCGGATGTTTTTGCCCTTGCTCGTTTAAGTCCGGCTGAGGTCGCCGAAGTTATTTATCCGGTGGGTTTTTACCGGACGAAATCGGAAAAACTAATTGTACTGGCACGGACGATTCGCGATAGGTATCAAGGTCAGGTACCGGATTCAATTGATGAGTTGACAAAGTTGCCCGGGGTCGGGCGCAAGGTTGCGAACATTGTGCGGTCTCAGGGGTTTGGAACACCGGCAATAGCGGTTGATACCCACGTGCACCGAATTTCCAACCGGCTCGGCTTGGTTCGAACCAAAAAGCCAGAAGAGACCGAGAGAGGATTGTGTGAAATAGTCCCGGTCCGGTTCTGGAGAGAATGGAACCGGTTGTTTGTTGCACTGGGACAGACGGTCTGTTTGCCGCGCAAGCCGCTTTGCCGCAAATGCCCGCTCGATTCAATGTGTCTTAAACGGGGAACCAGAGTCGGGATAAGACCACGCGGTAGGCGGGCCGGTAGTTTTGCAAATAAGTTGCTGAGTGCTGGGGAGGATGTTGCGGTTTAG
- a CDS encoding serpin family protein — MNTLILIFSLFLSASRGAETGVIDANLVSAKNDFGFRVLSTLVSSAPKENVFISPYSIATALTMTYNGSDGETRSAMAQALGIAGIELERLNTEEKFLSGQLKKDKPGVELLIANSLWARKGVTFNSAFLNTNKEFYQAAVAAIDFNSPDAPKKINNWVKDKTKGKIDKIVDQIKPEAVLFLINAVYFKGRWQEKFDPKMTGDDKFYPDYGNPVPVKMMTRSGKFRYLETEGLQAVELPYGEGEVSMLIFLPAAGKLDDLIAQLSSAFWQEWWGRFRSREGTVLLPRFKMEYEKSLRDVLIELGMGIAFDLNQADFSLMGKGGPGFAIGDVKHKSFVEVNEEGTEAAAVTSVEMVLAAVPSQPRFEMVVNRPFLFAIQDNETGAILFLGVVRNLSRGN; from the coding sequence ATGAATACCCTCATTTTGATTTTCAGTCTGTTTTTATCCGCTTCCCGGGGCGCGGAGACCGGAGTAATTGACGCGAATCTGGTCTCGGCAAAGAACGATTTTGGGTTCAGGGTTCTTTCAACATTGGTCAGTTCTGCTCCAAAGGAAAATGTGTTTATATCTCCTTATAGTATTGCCACCGCTTTGACAATGACCTACAACGGCTCTGATGGGGAAACCCGCAGCGCAATGGCACAGGCGCTGGGCATTGCGGGTATTGAGTTGGAACGGCTCAATACTGAAGAAAAGTTTCTCTCGGGACAGTTGAAGAAGGATAAACCGGGTGTAGAGCTTTTGATTGCCAACTCGCTCTGGGCGCGAAAAGGGGTGACATTTAATTCTGCCTTTTTGAACACCAACAAGGAGTTTTATCAGGCGGCGGTGGCAGCGATTGATTTTAATAGCCCGGATGCGCCGAAAAAGATTAACAACTGGGTGAAGGATAAAACAAAAGGAAAAATCGATAAGATTGTTGACCAGATTAAACCCGAGGCGGTACTATTTTTAATCAATGCGGTGTATTTTAAGGGGCGATGGCAGGAGAAGTTTGACCCGAAGATGACCGGGGATGACAAGTTTTATCCTGATTATGGCAATCCGGTGCCAGTAAAGATGATGACGCGTTCGGGTAAATTCCGCTACCTCGAAACCGAGGGGCTGCAAGCGGTGGAGTTGCCTTATGGTGAGGGTGAGGTGAGTATGCTAATATTTTTACCCGCCGCTGGTAAGCTGGATGATTTGATTGCCCAACTGTCATCTGCTTTCTGGCAGGAGTGGTGGGGTAGATTTCGGTCACGGGAGGGGACGGTCTTGTTGCCCCGGTTCAAGATGGAGTATGAGAAGAGTTTAAGAGATGTTTTAATAGAATTAGGGATGGGGATTGCATTTGACCTGAATCAGGCGGATTTTTCTTTAATGGGCAAGGGCGGTCCGGGCTTTGCCATTGGTGATGTGAAGCATAAAAGTTTTGTAGAAGTTAACGAGGAGGGAACCGAAGCAGCAGCGGTAACATCGGTGGAAATGGTACTGGCAGCGGTGCCTTCCCAGCCCCGATTTGAAATGGTTGTCAATCGACCGTTTCTCTTCGCAATTCAGGACAACGAAACCGGCGCCATCCTTTTTTTGGGTGTGGTGCGGAACCTTTCCAGGGGTAATTAA
- a CDS encoding acyltransferase, with amino-acid sequence MRVGVYQFLPEPVMVETNLERIFRRLSRIKADLIVLPELCLTGYLFSNRDQLARFAEPVPNGPSCNKIINFCLQHNISLVLGFAEAAGNKIYNSALLVTAHGTVHTYRKVHLFADEKDLFDPGDLSFPVFNLAGVRIGILICFDYFFPESARTLALRGAQIVCHPSNLILNYAQSMTITRAQENRVFWLLANRIGVEQLGEKKLRFTGQSQIVAPDGTLLYRASPDKEVLKIVDINPNQALNKNVTPRNDIILDRRPEMYL; translated from the coding sequence ATGCGTGTTGGTGTATATCAATTTCTTCCTGAACCCGTTATGGTGGAAACGAACCTCGAACGCATCTTCCGCCGTCTCAGCCGTATCAAAGCCGACCTTATTGTCCTGCCTGAACTATGTTTGACCGGCTATCTGTTTTCCAACCGCGACCAGCTCGCCCGCTTTGCCGAACCGGTGCCAAATGGACCCTCCTGTAACAAAATTATCAACTTCTGTTTGCAACACAATATCAGCCTCGTTCTCGGATTTGCTGAAGCCGCAGGCAATAAAATCTACAACTCAGCACTTCTTGTTACCGCCCACGGCACCGTGCACACCTATCGGAAAGTTCACCTATTTGCCGACGAAAAAGACCTCTTTGACCCCGGCGACCTTTCTTTCCCGGTGTTCAACCTCGCTGGGGTGCGAATTGGTATTCTAATTTGCTTTGACTACTTCTTCCCGGAAAGCGCCCGGACCCTTGCCTTGCGTGGTGCCCAGATTGTGTGTCATCCATCTAACCTGATTCTCAATTATGCCCAGTCAATGACCATAACCCGTGCTCAGGAAAATCGGGTATTCTGGCTACTTGCCAACCGCATCGGAGTTGAACAACTTGGAGAGAAAAAGCTGCGGTTTACCGGTCAAAGCCAGATTGTCGCACCAGATGGAACCCTGCTTTACCGTGCCAGCCCTGATAAAGAGGTTTTAAAAATCGTCGATATCAACCCTAACCAGGCTCTCAACAAAAATGTCACCCCGCGCAACGATATAATTCTCGACCGCCGCCCAGAGATGTACCTTTAA